DNA from Streptomyces luteogriseus:
CGATTGCCCGGTTGAAGGCCTCTGCACCAGTTGGCAACAACATGCTCCGCTACCTACCCGTGGGACCGCATAGAGCGGTACCTTCCAAGTGTCCAGGGGGGACTTGATCGGGGGGTCAGGTTGAGCAGTGGGCGCATTCGCGTGGCTGGGCCCGGGGAGCTCGGTGAAGGGGAGAGGGAGCGCTGGCGTGCGCTGCGCGCCGCTTCCGAGGCACCGCGCAACCCTTTCATGGAGCCGGAGTTCACCGAAGCCGTCGGCCGGGTCAGGCCCGGGGCCCGGGTCGCCGTGGTGTACGAGGGGCCGGAGCCCGCGGGCTTCCTGCCCTACGAGCGGGGCCCGTTGGGCCAGGGCCGGGCGATCGGACTCGGCGTCTCGGACGCGCAGGGCGCGATCCTGCGGCCGGGTCTCGGCCTGGAGACCGGCGAACTGCTGAAGGCGTGCTCGCTGTCGAGCTTCGCCTTCGACAATCTGGAGGCCGAGCAGCGGCTGTTCGTCCGGTACGCGGCCGAGGAGTACGCCACCTACGTCATCGACGTGGAGAAGGGCTACGAGACGTACGAGTCGGTGCTGCGCGCGCAGTCGCCGAAGTTCCTGAAGACCACGCTGGCCAAGGAGCGCAGGCTGGGCCGGCAGGCCGGTGAGCTGCGCTTCGTGTTCGACGAACGCGATCCGGCCGCGCTGCGCACACTCATGGAGTGGAAGTCGGCGCAGTACCGCAGGACCGGCCGACGGGACCGGTTCGCCCAGGAGTGGATCACCCGGCTCGTCGGGCAGCTGGCCCGGGCCCGGGCGCCGGAGTGCAGCGGCACGCTGTCCGTGCTGTACGCCGGTGAGCGGCCCGTGGCCGCGCACTTCGGGCTGCGTTCGGCCTCGGTGCTGGCCTGCTGGTTCCCGGCCTACGACCCGGAGTTCGCGAAGTTCTCGCCGGGTCTGGTGCTGCACCTGCGGATGGCCGAGGCGGCGGCGGCCGAGGGCGTCGGCACGCTCGACCTGGGGCGGGGCGCGGCCGAGTACAAGGACGCGCTGAAGACGGGTGAACTGCCCGTGTACGAGGGGGCGGTGATCCGACCGGGGGTGGGCGCGGCACTGCACTGGCTGAGCCGCGAACCGGCGCGCCGCGCGCACAGCTTCGTCCGCGGCAGGCCTCGGCTCGCGTCGCTGGCCGCGCGGACGCTGAAGGGCGCGGCTCGGCTGCGCCGTACCTGACTACCTGACTTCACGAGGGGGGTGGGCGCATGGCCCGTTCGGCGCGTGCGCAGGAGGAGATACGGCGGTTCCTGGACATCGGGGCGGTGCAGGTCGCCGAGCTGGACCTCGACGGTGACGAGGCGGTGCTCA
Protein-coding regions in this window:
- a CDS encoding GNAT family N-acetyltransferase, with translation MRVAGPGELGEGERERWRALRAASEAPRNPFMEPEFTEAVGRVRPGARVAVVYEGPEPAGFLPYERGPLGQGRAIGLGVSDAQGAILRPGLGLETGELLKACSLSSFAFDNLEAEQRLFVRYAAEEYATYVIDVEKGYETYESVLRAQSPKFLKTTLAKERRLGRQAGELRFVFDERDPAALRTLMEWKSAQYRRTGRRDRFAQEWITRLVGQLARARAPECSGTLSVLYAGERPVAAHFGLRSASVLACWFPAYDPEFAKFSPGLVLHLRMAEAAAAEGVGTLDLGRGAAEYKDALKTGELPVYEGAVIRPGVGAALHWLSREPARRAHSFVRGRPRLASLAARTLKGAARLRRT